In the genome of Lactuca sativa cultivar Salinas chromosome 3, Lsat_Salinas_v11, whole genome shotgun sequence, the window ttttttaaaaaaaaaatttaaaaagcatACCATGCTTCTACGATGGCTAGTTGTTGCCAATGAATCTTCATGATCTTCTGTCATAGATGGGTTGGTATGCTCATGATCAACAACACTCTTAGGGTCTAATTCAGCAGCTCCTTTGGTAGATGGAGCTTCTGGAGAAGGTGGTGGACTGATATTTGGGATTTCAATATCTGTGTTCATGGGTTGAGTAGACACATTCTCATTGTCAACTTGGTCAGAGGAGTGAATTACACTTGAATCACTTTCGTTGCATCTTCTTTTTGAAGGCCAATCACTGTGTTGCAGCACCAAACCTGTCTTGGCAAACTGCACTTCTCTTCTGCGTTTCTCACGCATAGTTTCTACCtacaaaacaaacaaacataaatcACCAAGTATTACACTCACTCATCTCAGGGATAATTTGGTCATTCTCCTAGTTAAGTGGTTTAGGTTAGTGTTAAGACAAGTTTGGATCTTAGAATTGAATTCAGTTAGCGAAAGTTCTGGGAGAGTATTGGTCTCTAGAATGCCAGGTTTATCACTGCATTCCTTTTTCCAAGTTCTATTCATTTAATTTCTAGTAAATCAATCAATTCCAATCAAAAAAGTTTTTAAGATATGGACAAAACCCAAACCTGGCCCAAATTGCTTGAAGACCACATGAGTGAataagcatcctcttgaagtttgTATTTACTGAAAAGTTAAAACCAAAAAAATGCAGtcaaaaaatagaaacatacacaTGGGTCATGCATCAAACAGAAGTTCACATACTCTAATGTCTCTAAGCTTTTAGATAACATAGCAGATTTCTCCTTTTCCTCCTGCATACAACAAGAAATCAGTCACATGTGCACCAAACAAGTTTAGAAAGCAGGACAAATGGATCAAAAACACAAGGCAGAGCAAAAACCTCAAGTTTCCTCAGCTTTCTCTTCTGGGAGTTGCTTGGTTTAagtttttcctttttctttgacTTTAGAGGTCCCTTCAAAAGGCAAAGTAGCAACCCATTAAGATCTTGTAAAAGAATATTTAACGAAGCTTGAAAACAAATTACTACTAGGGCATACATGCTTCAAACTTCTCTCTttacttttcttcttcttcttttgtgtCATCATGATCATGTTGCTATCGCCTATCATCTCCATTTGAGCTGAAAAAAAACAGCACCAATATATAACTCAACCACTAAccactaagggggtgtttgggattgcttaTTTAACCAAATAAACACTTTTTGATATAAAAAAGTGTTGTTATCCTCTTGTCCTCCATAACTCGAATTGTTATTGATGTGTTAATGATGTCATTCTTGTAAATTATAAATTTGTACTATTGTTAATGTTCGGTTTTTTCTTTCAATCTGTCTTGGCTGTTTGTAATTTGTAAAAAATGTTTACTTCATTCTTACAACCAGCAAGAATTCAGATTTGGCTGTTTACCAGTTTATTTTTCTCAAAAAATTGTTGCTGCATTAAACCAATTGAAAACACTACACACATGAACTTCTTGGTACTAAGAACAGAAAGAATTTGTATTATTCTAATTATTCCAAATGTACTAAGCTTCACTTTCATAAACCAGTATATGAACGTTATTACTTGTTCTCAGTTAGTGTCAGTGTGTTGTCTTTAAAGTTAATATGAATCAGTTTTTTGATGTAAAATTACTTTTGACAATAAACTAATAGATGTTGAAAGCACATGAAGGAACAGAAGTTGACATCATTGATAGATTGCCAGCTCGGGTTGCACATAATGAACAacataaaacacacacacacacacacacacacacacatatatatatatatatatatatatatatatatatatatatatatatatatatatatatatatatatatatatatatatatatattaacacagAAATCATACATATGGTCTGTAACAACAAGCACACAGATTAGACACTAATCGAACGACTAATTTCAGCTGCTTCATCTAATCAGACAAGCATAAACTTGAACCGAACTAGAAAAAAGAAAGTGACTTACCACGATACCGGAGGAGAGACCGTAGCTGGTCGCGCCGTCGAGCGGAGGTCTGGAGGCGGATATAGGAGAAGTGTCGGTGGTGCAGCCGTGCAGGCGGGAGAGAAATTGCAGTTGTGCTCGTGAAGAAAAGCGTGGAGGCTGCTGTATCTGAACGACGAACGAGGTATAGGTTTTGAGGGTATTAATGTAATTTTATCTTTAATACTAGTTAGAAGcccttaaaataataataataataaaaataaaaaataaaaaaaaaactaataatagCTTGAAAGGGTAAGGGATTTTTGATTTTGTTCACGTTTaatcattaattttttttcattatcaatTTGTCACCGAACTATTAAAATTGTTTATATTTTACCCTTATACCGGTCATAAAAGTATTATGTGTACTGTTTTAATAGTTCAGTagcaaatagataatgaaaaaaaaaaaaaaagtttagttaTTGGTCATAAGGATAGaatgaacaatttcaatagttcagtggcaaatagataatgaaaaaaaaatagtgACTAAATgcaaacaaaatcgaaagtttgtTTTCCtctaaaaaagttcaatgactaaatgtgaacaaatttCATTTTGTATtgtgttttagcaaattatttatttttgttaaattctagcaacatttgttgatgaagaaatctatgaaaaaaaaaaaaaaaaaaaaaaaaaaaaacccaaaaaatatattaaaaaaacgaaaaaccaataccgaaataaaaaaccaattgTTTGGTATTTCCAAAATAAAGAATCTAcatttccaatctgattttggttttacaaaaaaaaataaaccaTTTTTACTCATAGTTATTAAGAAATTGTGTTTCATGGTAAGAAATTACGTTGTattctgaagaaaaaaaaataaaaaccttatttttttaaatagttatttaaatatgaattgttttttttttaaccttTTAAAATTATGAGTGacttttttgaaagaaaaaaaatagcgtcgttttaattattgaatttatagttattttttttctaaaaaaaatatttttgtaaaggTAATATGGATGGGGGTGGTTTGGACGCAATACTTTATAAAACATGTTAACAAGTTTACTTAACTCTATATATTTAGTTAAATAATCATAAATTTCAATAATTATTCAAACTTTTTAAGAAAATACAATCTCAAATATAAATCAATTGTCCAGATaaattaaaaatgtctaaattctaaACAACTTGACTTTCATTTTCGATATCATTTTTAATAGTAAATATACTAATATAACATATGTCAACGAATAGAGTataacaacatatataatgtatcaatgtatgtatgtatttttttatataaacaacGTATATGATTTAATGTATGTCAATTTATATGCTGCATAATTTTATAAcacaaaattcatacatataataTTAGGATAATTTGTATACATATAATATTGCATAGTTTTATAACATAAAACTTACACATATAATATTGGTTTCATTTTTCGTTTTtcttatactttttttttttttttttttttttgggggggggggggggggggtcatagagttattcatcaacaaatgttgttaaaatttaacaaaaatacatAATTTGTTAAACCATACTACAAGAAGAaaatttgttcacatttagtcattgaacttttttagagggaaacgaactttcaattttgttcacatttagtcactaattttttttttcattatctatttgtcaccgaactattgaaattgtttatattttacctttatgaccggtaacaaccggtcataagggtaaaatgagaATAGTTtcaatcaaggttctaaataacgtaaggcgtgacttggcggcaatgtcaagcATCAAACTTTTTCGAGCCTTGGCAAGTCATGACGTTTGTAAGGCATGACTTAAGACGCcaattttctatataattaatatttttttatatgtattttcaactattattcatttttataaacatatatgagttaaggcgGCGTTTTGGCAAAGGGTTGtggaccaattattaattgggtatcatttgatgatgataGCGTGGGGATTTTCCGGATCAATAGTTCGGGCTTTTATCTGAGATATCGAGtattttgaggtgagtttcctcactgctCTTGGTggtttgaaggcaccaatgctgacatATGGTTCATTATGATTAGGATGAtagttgtctgtgtgactcttgcatatatgttatgtgatatgtataccaGGTGCACCAGAACTGTTtaggccatgctaatggaccatatatcatcaattggcgtactctgattttcttgtatggatttataatcatgttttggggttgatggttttattataattaaaatgaatttttttggtcttaatttttggTACGTTATAGTTTCCTCCACCcttagcctccatcaccctcaaacATCTcatttgcaaaccctaatcctttTATAAGCTTTTGTGCTCATTTTGCAAGTTCTTGGTGGTtttgaaagaagaagaagactcaGTGCATTGTTTTTACAAGAAACCTCCCCTTCACTTGTGTTCATCTTCTGGACcctttgtaagtcctcaagtttcCATCTTTTTATGTCTTTTTTCTTAGATCTAGGTCTTATGACATATTATGGTCCCTTTGAGGTGGTTTGTGTGGATTGaagagataaagtttgcaactttatggtttcTCTATGTCCCAAGAACATTAAACATCTTAGATCTAGGAAATGGTGGTGATTTAGAGACCTTGTTTGAAGTTTAAGTTTTATTGCATCTTTTGACCTAAATATGGGAAAGGACATGCATGGGGTCCCTAAAATGCTTCTAGAAGTTTTAGATTGAAGATTTCATGGATTAAGTGCTTAGTGGTTTAGTCTCATGCATTAAGTTGCCTTTTTGGATTGGAGATTTCATGGATTAACCCATAGGGCGTGCTGTTTGCCCACTAagacttcgggtagtctccaAGGTTGTTGATAAACTCATAGTTGTTTACtttgtgttgtgttgtatgtgtattttggagaactcactaagctccgtgcttacagttgttgattaaatGTGTTTCACGTACCTCTGAGGATCGAGGGAATGTGaaagcttgattgtacacattcatCTGTAGTTATGATTCCATATATTTCAGGACACTCTATATTTTGATGatgatttgtatttgacatgtgCGATTTTCTTGAAATGTTTTTTATGAACaatatttttatatgaatttaaaaataaaaaatttggtttggaaatttggatgttacaaatATTTTACAAGAAAATTTTTATGGGCCTCATTTTGATTTTCACAGAAGGCCTTCAAAATATTAAGGTCATGCCAAAGATTAATGTTAGGAAGAAGAAATGAGGTGAACTGATATGAAAGGATTGGATTGATGATCCACTTTTGgagagtttgaaaagtttcacTTAACCCTTTTATATTGTTTTGACTTTGATTGGGACTGTTTTGTTTTTGCTTTGATTGTTTTTTCTTTAGCATTCTTAttagttttttatataaaattttaccagccgttaaaaaaaatattattatctaCTTAAATGAGATAAGATCATGGGAATCAAATTCACCTAATCACCTTAATGAATACAAAAAATGTGAGATGCGTTGTATCCAAACTCGATATAACGAGCCTTCTATTAATAGTAGGAGAATTTCAACTACTTGATCGTCATAGCTACCGCATATATGACTTTAAGAATCATACCATCTCCGAGGACGTTGATATCAAGGAAGGGGTCGACCGCCTATGACTTACAACCATGATATGATAAcaaattattcatataataaacatatatcacATTAAAATTAGCAATATTTTACAATCTCATACAacttatatttgaaaaaaaaaaaaaaaaagataaattacTAAAATTTAACAATGTATTTTTAGCAAATAGCAATCATTTTGCTATCGCTAGTTTAAGACCGAAGTTAAGTTCATACCCTACACCGGTCCACTCCATGTTAAATGCCACAATTACTAAAGTCcaaccacacaaaataaaatatgcCCCACAACACACACAAGTTCACTAACAAAAACCATCATTTTCCTTTCTTTCTCAATTCATCTATTTCTACTACATACAAAAGGCGGTGGGATTTATATGGTTTACACAGAGATCTCGCCGGAGATTCTGACAAGATGAAGGAAATGAGCTATGACATGAACAATTCCTCAATTCCGGTGAAGCACAAGCAAATGAAGATGTTTGTTAAGATCGTTGTTGGTTTGATTCTGATGGGTTTTGCTTATCGACTCTATTTCTCAACTTATGTTCAGATTCCACATGTGATTGTGGTTTTTGGCGATGGATACAGATCGACGTCAACGCCGTCGGTGGTGGAGTCTAATTTCACACTTTCCGGTCAAGTTCCGGTGAATGATACTAGTACGTGTCTAGTTCCCTTGCTTTACACGCATGAATatcataattttttaattttagtttgcaaataaaaatattgctttttctttttttttccttttaaagtgctaaaaataactataatttgtaagaGATGGCAAATGCTCATGTTTAATAATATCTGGTTACAATGAttttcattaaaactaataaTTTTTAAACCCGTGCTACTTGGGTATGTGGGGCTGCATCTTCTTCATTGTTTAAAAATAGcacattataaactgaaattacaaaatatattttttgaatcAAGTATATTTTTGTAAATCAAATGATTTAGTGAAAGTATAAAACATATGTATTTGAGGGGCTATTTGGATGTCCTTTGTAAATCAAATAATCAATGTTGTAGATAATTAGTTGATTATTCTAAGGGTATCTTCAAATTCACTTTATAAATAAAAGGTAAAATATAGTAATTGTTCTCCGATTGCTATTTTTCCACTCTATAAAttctccctaataaataaaacactttttgcCACATATCACATTCTTATTGATTtgtccacatgtcattttgtggttattttcaattaattttttttatatgacattttgtgtttttttttcattttattaatttccacgtaatatttaaatgtaataataaatacatatcaatttcattaattgacttctttctaattttaaattttctaaattaaagtttcattagttttctttatttatttatctaaattatttgtttaatttaaaagaaaaccaaacaatttaattttaataattcaatattttttatttttttcttataaattcaaacttttcaaatgtttaaaatttcataatttttttcTCTAAAGTGAACCcatataatacatgggtcttacacctaaTAGAGTTATAAATGATATTACTTCAAATCTAAACAATACTATTCATTTACACTAAATAGTTATATTAGTTTACAATAAAATAACTAGAATGTGGGTTTCACTTGTTACATTTGACTCTTCAAGTTACATTCGACTCTTCAAGTCTTCAAGTTTGAATTTGTATATATCTAGTTTATTTAACTTGTTTTAGTTAAATTTTTAGTTATTTAGTTTATATACTTTGAagtaattttaattatattatatatgaTAATTGTATCAAATGCATTTAAAAATTTAATACCTTTTAATAAATATCACATGATGATACACTTAATAGATAGAGCTTCaaattaacaaaaatatttttgacaaatttgtaAAAACATTGTAAATTGAAGGGTATTTATGAAAATCTAAAATAGATGGAGAAAAATAATACACTTGGAATATTTGTGTAGGTTCACGAAAGTGCGACATTTTCACCGGCAAATGGGTTGAAGATCTCACTGGCCCACGATACACCAACAACAGCTGCAACACGATCGAACATCATCAAAATTGTATGAAAAACGGCCGCCCAGATATGGATTACATCTACTGGAGGTGGAAGCCACGTAATTGCAATTTACCCATTTTCGACCCAAAAATATTTCTTAATTTCATGAGACAAAAATCAATGGCATTCATCGGTGATTCAATCTCTCGCAACCATGTGCAATCGCTTCTATGCATTCTTTCTCAGGTATAACATGACTGACTTTGGCTAAAACTGATAGGTAAAATAATTGAATGAGTAATAATGTATGTCTACAGTTGTAGAGTTAAATAATGATTATTTTATTCTAAAATGAACTtataatataaatttattttaataactaAATTGAGGATAAGttggaagaagaaaaaaaaaaagacaaaatatgTAAAGGGTTGATCTTAAGTTTAACCAATTAAGTTATTCTATCAATATTAAGCAAAAATAAATGAACATGTATAGTCGTCTAGATGAAGTGTTTGACCCATTAAACTCATcaactaaaaaagaaaaaacatgataataatgtcaatagaacaaaaattatatttttgcaGGTAGAAAAGCCAGTGGAGGTGTACCATGATGAGGAATATCGAACACGCAGATGGTTTTTCGAATCACATAAGTTTACACTTTCGGTGATTTGGTCGCCTTTTTTAATCGAATCCAAAATCTTCGAGGACAATGATGGCCATGCCTCAAGTGCTGTACAAGCCCGACTTGATGAGTCGGACCCTGAATGGGCCAACGAGTTTCATAACTTTGACTATATCGAGATCGGTGCAGGGAAATGGTTTTTGAAGACGACATTCTACTTTGAGAACAACGAGATTATCGGGTGTCATAATTGTAAAAAAGAGAATGTACCCGAGCTAGGGTTTTATTACGCGTATCGTAAAGCTTTACAGACCACTCTCGATTTTATTACAAAATCGGATCATAAAGTTTACACATTGTTTCGGACCACCACACCGGATCATTTTGAGAATGGGGAGTGGAACACAGGCGGGTATTGTAACAGGACGGGCCCGTTTGAAGAAGGTGATATAGAATTGAGAGATATTGATATGGTAATGAGAGGGATTGAATTGGAAGAATTTGAGAAGGCAGTTCGGGTTATGGACGGGTCAAGAGATGGGTCGATTTTGAAGCTTTTTGATACGACCCGTTTATCTTTGCTGAGGCCCGATGGGCACCCGGGTCCTTACCGGGCTTTCCATCCGGATACAAATGGTGAAGTTCAAAATGATTGTTTGCATTGGTGCTTGCCCGGCCCAATAGACTCATGGAATGATTTACTTATGAACATGTTGCTTAGAGGTTAAAGACAATAGCGAGGTCTAATCCATGGTTTTGATTTGGATAAAACCAGAATGTCTTCGTTGTTGAAGATGAAGGTATATAACGGTTTATATAGTAGTTGACTATGGTTTCCTATGTTCGTTTGTTGGTGaggttataaatttataatacaaGCGGGGCTACTTATGCTTGACttcaaattagtttatttaattcgAGTTCACTTCATCAATTAACGTTACATTACGTGTGAAGATCATTTACCAAATGCATGATGCGTAATGATCAGATTTTATGtattaataaatgtttttttcCTACGATTTTCTTAAACAATAATggaatttatcaaaaaaaaaaaaagtatgaagGATATCATAACTATTCATAAGAAAGTTGTCACGTATTTGGTTCAgtgaaaataaaaatagaatgAAATTCAACAGTAAGATTTAAAGTatttcaaatttttatttataattttatttacaTATTGCAATGCCTCCGCTTGACTCGAAGGCG includes:
- the LOC111906374 gene encoding protein trichome birefringence-like 24, with amino-acid sequence MPHNTHKFTNKNHHFPFFLNSSISTTYKRRWDLYGLHRDLAGDSDKMKEMSYDMNNSSIPVKHKQMKMFVKIVVGLILMGFAYRLYFSTYVQIPHVIVVFGDGYRSTSTPSVVESNFTLSGQVPVNDTSSRKCDIFTGKWVEDLTGPRYTNNSCNTIEHHQNCMKNGRPDMDYIYWRWKPRNCNLPIFDPKIFLNFMRQKSMAFIGDSISRNHVQSLLCILSQVEKPVEVYHDEEYRTRRWFFESHKFTLSVIWSPFLIESKIFEDNDGHASSAVQARLDESDPEWANEFHNFDYIEIGAGKWFLKTTFYFENNEIIGCHNCKKENVPELGFYYAYRKALQTTLDFITKSDHKVYTLFRTTTPDHFENGEWNTGGYCNRTGPFEEGDIELRDIDMVMRGIELEEFEKAVRVMDGSRDGSILKLFDTTRLSLLRPDGHPGPYRAFHPDTNGEVQNDCLHWCLPGPIDSWNDLLMNMLLRG